GTACCCCTCGGCCCGGTCCGGGTAGGCGTGGTGGGTGCCCCCGGAAAGGTTCAGGCCCAGCCCGGTGGCGAGGGCGTCCCGCGTGGCGGCCACCGTCCCCCCCGCCGCGTGCAGGGCCCGCCGGAGGAGGGCGGGGGTGAAGGGAAGGCCGAGCCGGAGGCTCTCCGCCCGGCTCAGCCCCTCCCCGAAGACCCGGTCCAGGTAGGCCTCCTGGTGGGCCAAGGCCAGGACCTCCCGGTCCACCGGGGGGGCCGGGACCAGGTCCACCTCCCCCTTCAGGGCCTCCGCCACCCCCCGGTACTTGTACAGGGGGAAGGGGTGGCCCGGGGGAAGGTCCAGGTCCAGGTGGGCGGTGGTGTAGGCCCTCATGCCCCTTTCGCCCGCCTCCCTCGGCCTTCCCGGCTTGCGCCAGGCGGGGGCAGGCTCACCCCAGGCTGGCCCTGAGCTGGGCCAGGGCCTCCTCCAGGGAGACCGCCCCCACCTCCAGGCGGCGGAACCCCCCGGGGTGGGCGTGGTGGCCGAAGCGGGCCCCCACTCGGAGGTCCACGTCCTGCAGGAGAGCCCGCATCTTTTCCGGCTTGTCCCCGCCCTCGAGGGCGGCGTAGGGGTTGGGCCGGATCTCCAGAAGCCTCGCCTCCTCCCCCAGCTCATAGATGGCGAACCGGGGGGCGTGGCCGAAGGGGCCAGGGTATACGGCCTCTTTCTCCTTGTGAAGCGCGATGGCTACCCGCATACCTCCATGCTACACCCGGAGGGTATCATCTTCTCCACTCCCCGCTCTTCCCCCCGGCCTTGTGGAGGAGGCGGAGGTCGGTGATCTCCAGCCCCTTGCTCGCCGCCTTGAGCATGTCGTACACGGTCAGGGCCGCCACGGCGCAGGCGGTGAGGGCCTCCATCTCCACCCCGGTCTCGGCCTTGGTCCGCACCGTGGCCTCCACCCGGACCCGGGCCTGGTCCTCCTGGAGCTCGAGGCGCACCTCCACCCCCGTGAGGGGCAAGGGGTGGCAGAGGGGGATGAGGTCGGCGGTCCGCTTCGCCCCCATGATCCCCGCCAGCTGGGCCACCACAAGGGGGTCCCCCTTCCCCACCCCGCCCGCCTTCAGGGCGGCCAGGGCCTCGGGGGTCAGGCGCACGTAGGCCTCGGCGGTGGCGGTGCGGACGGTGGGGGGCTTCTGGGTCACGTCCACCATGTGCGGGCGGCCGTCCTTGAAGTGGGTGAGGTCCATGCCCCCAGTATAAAAACCCCCTCCGGAGGAGGGGGTCTTCTGGCGGGCCCGAGAGGATTCGAACCCCTGACCTGCTGATCCGTAGTCAGCCGCTCTATCCAACTGAGCTACGGGCCCAAGCCAAAACCTAGGCTAGCACAAGCCCCCAAGGGGCGCAAGCCCCCTGGGGGTCAGGAAACGGCTAGAGCTTTTTCAGGGCCTGGGTGAGCTTGGCCAGGACGTCCTGGGCGTCCCCGTAGAGCATCCGGGTGTTGTCCGCGTAGAAAAGCTCGTTCTCCACGCCGGCGAAGCCCTTGCCCTGCCCCCGCTTGATGACGATGACGTTCTTGGCCTTGTCCACGTCCAGGATGGGCATGCCGTAAAGGGGGCTTCCCGGACGGCGGGCGGCGGGGTTCACCACGTCGTTGGCCCCGATGACCACCGCCACGTCCACGGTGGGGAACTCGGGGTTGATCTCCTCCAGGTCCTTGAGCTTGTCGTAATCCACCCCGGCCTCGGCCAGGAGGACGTTCATGTGCCCGGGCATCCGGCCCGCCACCGGGTGGATGGCGAACTTCACCTCCACCCCTCGGCTCTCCAGAAGCTCGGCCAGCTCCTTCACCTTGTGCTGGGCCTGGGAGAGGGCCATGCCGTAGCCGGGCACGAAGACCACCTTGTTGGCGTAGGCCAGCATCACGGCGGCGTCCTCCACGTCAATGGGCTTGAGGCTGCCCTTGACCTCGCCCGCCTCCTGCTCCACCCCGAAGCCCCCCACCAGGACGCTCCAGAGGGAGCGGTTCATGGCCTTGGCCATGAGGAAGGTGAGGAGGGTACCCGCCGCCCCCACCAGCGTGCCCGCCACCATCAAGGCCGGGTTGCCGACGGCGAAGCCCTCAAAGCCCACCGCCATGCCGGTGAAGGCGTTGTAGAGGGAGATGACCACGGGCATGTCCCCGCCTCCGATGGGCAGGGTCATGAGGACGCCGAAGAGGAGGGCCAGGAGGAAGAAGAGGACGATGACCGAGGTGGCGTCGTTGAAGAGGAGGTAAAGGCCAAACCCCGCCGCCAGGAGGAGGACCAGGAGGTTCAGGGGCTTCTGCAGGGGGAAGAGGATGGGGCGGCTTTTCATGATGCCCTGGAGCTTGGCGAAGGCGATGAGGCTCCCCGTGAAGGCCACGCTCCCGATCAGGCCGCCCAGGATGGCCAGGGCCATCAGCCCCGGGGTCTCAAACGCCCCCTTGAGGAGCTCCACCATGGCGATGGTGGCCGCCGCGCCGCCCCCCATGCCGTTGTAGATGGCCACCATCTGGGGCATGTCCGTCATGGCCACCCGGACCGCCGCCCACCAGGCCACCGCCGTGCCCAGAATAAGGGCCACCAGGATGAGGGCAAAGTTCCCCATCCCCGGCCAGAAGAAGGTGGCCAAAACGGCGATGAGCATGGCCCACCCCGCCCACACGATGCCGCTTTTGGCGGTGGTGGGGTGGGACATCCGCTTCAGGCCCATGATGAAGAGGAAGGCCACCAGGAAGTACGCGGCTTGGATGAGGTCCATTACTGGCCACCCCCTTTGCCAGGCTTGCGCTCAAACATCTCCAGCATGCGCACGGTCACCGCGTACCCCCCCGCGGCGTTGGCCGCCCCCAGGATGACCCCCAGAAAGCCGATGGCCTGCTCGAGGGGGGTCTCCGCGTGCCCCAGGACCACCATGGCCCCCACCACCACGATGCCGTGGATGAAGTTAGACCCGGACATCAGAGGCGTGTGCAGGATGACCGGCACCCGACCGATGACCTCGTAGCCCGTGAAGGCCGCCAGCATGAAGATGTACAAAGCCGCCCAGAATCCTTCCATCTCACACCCCCAGAAGGGCCTTGGTGGGCCCGTGGACCACCTGGCCGTCCTTGACGAGAAGGGCCCCCTTGAGGATCTCGTCCTCCCAGTCGGGGGCGAAGTCTTTGCCCTTGAAGAGGAGCCTGGAGAGGTTGTAGAGGTTCTTGGCGTACATCTCGGAGGCGTGGACGGAGAGCTCGCTGGGAAGGTTCAGGGGGCCGTAGATCCGCACCCCCTTGACCTCCACCACCTCACCGGGCTTGGTGAGGACGCAGTTCCCCCCCGACTCCGCCGCCAGGTCCACCACCACGCTCCCGGGGGCCAGCCGGTCCATCATGTCCTCCGTGAGGAGGATGGGGGCCCGGCGGCCCGGGACCTGGGCGGTGGTGATGACGGCGTCCATCCCCGCCACGTGCTCCCGCAGGGCCTCGTGCTGGATGCGCTTTTCCTCCTCGGTGAGCTCCCGGGCGTACCCGCCCTCCCCCTCGGCGCTGATGGGGAGTTCCACCGGCTTGGCCCCCAGGGAGAGGGCCTGCTCGAGGGCAGCCTTCCGCACGTCGTAGGCGAAGACCTGGGCCCCCAGGCGCTTGGCGGTGGCGATGGCCATGAGCCCCGCCACCCCCACCCCCATGACCATGACCTTGGCCGGACGGATGGTCCCGGCGGCGGTGGTGAGCATGGGGAAGAAGCGGGAGGAAAGCCGGGCCGCGTGGATGGCGGCCAGGTACCCCGCCACCGTGGCCTGGCTGGAGAGGGCGTCCATGGACTGGGCCCGGGTGATCCGGGGGATGAGCTCCATGGCCAAGGCGTCCACGCCCCGCTCCATAAGGGCCTTCACCCGGTCGGGGTTCTTGTGGGCCTGCATGAACCCCACCACGAGCGCCCCCTTCTCCAGGCCTTGGATGAGGTCCATCTCCGGGGGCTGGACGGTGAAGACCACCCGGGCCCCTGGAAGGAGGGCGGCTCGCTCCACCACCTTCGCCCCCGCGTCCAAATAGGCCTGGTCCGTATGGTAGGCCCCCTCGCCCGCGCCCTTTTCCACCCGCACCTCGAGGCCCTCCTTGACCAGGCGGGCCACCACCTCGGGCACCAGGGCCACCCTTCGCTCGCCGGGAGCCCGTTCCTTGGGTACGGCAACGACGACCATCCCCACCTCCTCCGGGGCCAGTATACCAGGGCGGGTACGGGCATCTGTCCCGGCCCTCTGGTCGCGGGGCCGGGTTTGTGCAAAAATCCTCTCCATGCGTCCTTCCGGGTGGAGGATCGGTCTGGTGCTCACGGTGGGTATCCTGGCCTCCAGCACCGCCAGCGTCCTGGTCCGGCTGGCCCTCGAGGCCGCCGGGACCCGGGAGGTGGGGTTCAGCCTCCTGATGAGCGCCCTGAGGCTTTTCTTCGCCTCCTTGGTCCTCCTTCCGGGCTTCCGCCTGCCCCGGGCAAGGGCCGGCCTCAGTTTCGCCGCCCTGGCCGGGGTCTTCCTCGCCCTCCACTTCGCCTTCTGGATCACCTCCCTCTCCTTCACCTCCATCGCCGCCAGCACCGCCTTGGTCACCACCAACCCCATCTGGGTCACCCTCTTCTCCTGGCTCTTCCTCAAGGAGCCCCCCACCCCCCTGACCCTCCTGGGGGTGGGGGTGGCCCTGGCCGGGGGGCTCCTCATCGGCCTGGGGGACGGGGGCGGGGGCGGGTCCAGCCCCGCCCTGGGAAACGCCCTGGCCCTCCTAGGCGCTATGAGCGTCTCGGCCTACTTCCTCCTGGGCCGGGAGGCCCAGCGCCGGGGGCTCTCCATCCTGGAGTACGTGCGCCTGGCCTACCCGGTGGCCGCCCTGGTCCTCCTGCCCCTGCCGCCCCTGTTCGGCACCCCCTACCTGGGCCACCCCCCCATGGCCTACCTCTGGATCCTCCTCATGGCCCTCATCCCCCAGCTCGTGGGCCACACCAGCTTCAACTGGGCCACCCGGTACGTGCCCCCGGTTTTGGTCACCCTGGTCATCCTCCTCGAGCCCGTGGGGGCGAGCCTTCTGGGCTTCCTCCTCTTCGGGGAGTTCCCCGGGGCGCGGGTCCTCCTGGGGGCGGGGGTGCTCCTCCTCGGGGTGGCGCTCGCGGTCTTGGGAGGTCGGAAGTGATCCCCATCGCCCTGGCGGCGCTCCTTTGGGGGCTCGGGGGGGCGGTGGCGGGCCGGTTCATGCACCGCATCCCCCCGGAGGTCCTCATCCCCTTGCGCTTCCTCCTGAGCTTCCTCCTCCTCCTGCCCCTCCTCCTCCGCCACCCGCCCCGGGGGGAGTGGGGGCGGCTTTTCCGGGTGGGGCTGGCCCTTTCCGGGGCCCAGGCCTTTTACTACCTGGCCATCCACCTGACCACGGTGGCCACGGGGATCTTCCTCCAGTACCTGGCCCCCCTGCTCCTCACCCTCTACGCCCTCTTGAGGGGGGAGAGGCTTCCCAAAAGGGCCCTTTTGGGCGTGGGGCTCGCCCTCCTCGGGGCCTACCTCCTGGTGGTCGGGCCCCGGGGGCTTTTGGGCACCCCCTTGGGGGTGGTCTTCGGCCTCCTCTCCGCGGTGAGCTTCGCCGCCTACGCCGCCTTCTCCTTCGGCCTGAGGACCCCGCCTCTGGTGAGCCTGGCGGTGGCCACGGGGGTGGGGAGCCTCCTCAGCCTGCCCGTCCTCCTGGCCCACCTCGAGGCCCTCCTCCGCCTCTCGCCCGGGGACTGGCTGGGGGTGGCCTACCTGGTCACCCTGGGCACGGTGGTGCCCTTCGGCCTCTTCCTAATGGGGGTGCGGACCGTCCCCGCCCGGGTCGCCACCCTGGTGGCGATGCTCGAGCCCCTCTCCGGGGCGGTCTTCGCCGTCCCCATCGCCCACGAGCCGCTCCGGCCGGAGGCCCTTCTGGGCGGGGGGCTCGTCCTACTTGGGGTATACCTGAACCGGAGGTGAAGATGGCGGCGCGGGTCTTTTTCCTCTTTACCCTGGGGTACTTCCTCTCCTACTTCTTCCGCTCGGCGAACGCGGTCCTCTCCAAGGACCTCTCTATGGACCTGGGCCTGAGCCCGGCCCAGCTGGGCTTCATGACCAGCCTTTTCTACCTGGCCTTCGCCCTGACCCAGCTCCCCCTGGGGGGGCTTCTGGACCGGCTGGGCCCCCGGAGGGTCACCCCCCTTTTCCTCACCGTGGCCGCCCTGGGAAGCCTGGTCTTCGGCCTCGCCCCAGGCTTCGCCGTCCTCGCCCTGGGCCGGGCCCTGATCGGGGTGGGGATGGCCTCGGCCCTTATGGGGGCGATGAAGGCCTTCAGCCTCTGGTTCCCCAGGACCTACGCCACCATGAGCACCCTCCTGGTGGGCCTGGGGGCCACCGGGGGTCTTTTGGCCGCCACCCCCTTGGCCCTCCTCAAGGAGAGCGTGGGCTGGCGGGGCGTCTTCCTGGGGGCGGCCCTTTTGGTCCTCCTGGTGGCCCTGGCCCTCTACCTGGGGGTGCGGGACGCCCCCCCGGGGACCGCCCTGCCCCGGGCCTCGAGGGAGGAGGGCTCGGCCTGGAGGCACCCCGCCCTCCTCCGGGTGGGGGCCTTGGCCTTCTCCTTCGCCGGGGGGTTTTTGGCCCTCCAGACACTCTGGGCCGGGGCCTACCCCTACGCCCTGGGCTACGGGGCGGTCCAGGTGGGCAACCTCCTCCTCCTCTACAGCCTCTCCGCCGTCTTCGGCTTCCTGGTCTCCGGCTACCTGGCGGACCGGTTCGGCACGGCCCGGGTCCTCCTCCTCTCGGGGGCCCTCTTCGCCCTGGGGCTGGCCCTACTCCTTATGAAAGCCCTGGGGGCGGCCTACCTCGTCCTGGGCTTCTTCGGGGCCTTCAACATCCTCACCCTGACCCAGGCCCGGGAGCTCGTCCCCCCTCACCTCACCGGCCGGGCCACCACCCTGGTCAACCTGATGGGGATCGGGGGCACCTTCCTCCTCCAGTGGGGGATCGGGGTGGTGGTGGGGAGCCTGGGCTACCCGGCCGCCTTCCTCGGGCTTTTGGCCCTTCAGCTTTTGGCCCTCCTCCTCTACCGGCCCCTCCTCAGGCCGCCCCGTACGGGCCAAGGGAGGGCATGACCTTCTCCTGACAGAGTCCGGCCTAAACTGAAGGCGTGGCCACGGTGCTGGTGGTGGAGGACGAGGCCGCGGTCCGGCTGGGGCTGAGGCTGGCCCTGGAGCGGGCGGGGCACCAGGTCCTGGAGGCGGAAAGCGCCCGCGCCGCCTGGCCGCTTCTGAGGGCGGCGGAGGTGGTGGTCCTGGACTGGCGCCTGCCCGACGAGCCGGGGGTCGCCCTCCTGGAGCGCATGCGGGAGAAGGGGATGGAGACCCCCGTCCTGATGCTCACCGCCCGGGCGGAGGCCCAGGACAAGGTGGAGGGGCTGAGGCGGGGGGCGGACGACTACCTGACCAAGCCCTTCCTGGTGGAGGAGCTTTTGGCCCGCCTCGAGGCCCTCCTCCGCCGGGCCCGGCCCAGGCGGTTGATCCAGCGGGGGCCCCTGGTCCTGGACCTGGACCGCCTCGAGGCCCGCCTGGAGGGGCGGCCCCTCCCCCTCACCCGGCGGGAGTTTGACCTCCTGGCCTTCCTGGCCAGGCGGCCCGGCCGGGTCTACACCCGGGAGGAGCTTCTGGAGGCGGTCTGGGGGGAGTACCTGGGCACCCCGAGGACGGTGGACCAGCACATCCTCCAGCTCCGGGAGAAGCTGGGGGAGGACCCCAAGGCCCCCAGGTTCCTGGAGACGGTCCGGGGGGTGGGGTACCGGTTCCGGGAGGAGGCGTGAGGCCGCCCCAGCTGGGCTTGCACCAAGCTGGGGGCCCCGGTAGGTGGGAGGAGGCGTGAAGTACTGGGAAGAGGCGCGGGAGGGG
This genomic stretch from Thermus filiformis harbors:
- a CDS encoding NAD(P)(+) transhydrogenase (Re/Si-specific) subunit beta codes for the protein MDLIQAAYFLVAFLFIMGLKRMSHPTTAKSGIVWAGWAMLIAVLATFFWPGMGNFALILVALILGTAVAWWAAVRVAMTDMPQMVAIYNGMGGGAAATIAMVELLKGAFETPGLMALAILGGLIGSVAFTGSLIAFAKLQGIMKSRPILFPLQKPLNLLVLLLAAGFGLYLLFNDATSVIVLFFLLALLFGVLMTLPIGGGDMPVVISLYNAFTGMAVGFEGFAVGNPALMVAGTLVGAAGTLLTFLMAKAMNRSLWSVLVGGFGVEQEAGEVKGSLKPIDVEDAAVMLAYANKVVFVPGYGMALSQAQHKVKELAELLESRGVEVKFAIHPVAGRMPGHMNVLLAEAGVDYDKLKDLEEINPEFPTVDVAVVIGANDVVNPAARRPGSPLYGMPILDVDKAKNVIVIKRGQGKGFAGVENELFYADNTRMLYGDAQDVLAKLTQALKKL
- a CDS encoding EamA family transporter, with translation MIPIALAALLWGLGGAVAGRFMHRIPPEVLIPLRFLLSFLLLLPLLLRHPPRGEWGRLFRVGLALSGAQAFYYLAIHLTTVATGIFLQYLAPLLLTLYALLRGERLPKRALLGVGLALLGAYLLVVGPRGLLGTPLGVVFGLLSAVSFAAYAAFSFGLRTPPLVSLAVATGVGSLLSLPVLLAHLEALLRLSPGDWLGVAYLVTLGTVVPFGLFLMGVRTVPARVATLVAMLEPLSGAVFAVPIAHEPLRPEALLGGGLVLLGVYLNRR
- a CDS encoding DMT family transporter, with the protein product MRPSGWRIGLVLTVGILASSTASVLVRLALEAAGTREVGFSLLMSALRLFFASLVLLPGFRLPRARAGLSFAALAGVFLALHFAFWITSLSFTSIAASTALVTTNPIWVTLFSWLFLKEPPTPLTLLGVGVALAGGLLIGLGDGGGGGSSPALGNALALLGAMSVSAYFLLGREAQRRGLSILEYVRLAYPVAALVLLPLPPLFGTPYLGHPPMAYLWILLMALIPQLVGHTSFNWATRYVPPVLVTLVILLEPVGASLLGFLLFGEFPGARVLLGAGVLLLGVALAVLGGRK
- the moaC gene encoding cyclic pyranopterin monophosphate synthase MoaC, which gives rise to MDLTHFKDGRPHMVDVTQKPPTVRTATAEAYVRLTPEALAALKAGGVGKGDPLVVAQLAGIMGAKRTADLIPLCHPLPLTGVEVRLELQEDQARVRVEATVRTKAETGVEMEALTACAVAALTVYDMLKAASKGLEITDLRLLHKAGGKSGEWRR
- a CDS encoding NifB/NifX family molybdenum-iron cluster-binding protein codes for the protein MRVAIALHKEKEAVYPGPFGHAPRFAIYELGEEARLLEIRPNPYAALEGGDKPEKMRALLQDVDLRVGARFGHHAHPGGFRRLEVGAVSLEEALAQLRASLG
- a CDS encoding NAD(P) transhydrogenase subunit alpha; amino-acid sequence: MVVVAVPKERAPGERRVALVPEVVARLVKEGLEVRVEKGAGEGAYHTDQAYLDAGAKVVERAALLPGARVVFTVQPPEMDLIQGLEKGALVVGFMQAHKNPDRVKALMERGVDALAMELIPRITRAQSMDALSSQATVAGYLAAIHAARLSSRFFPMLTTAAGTIRPAKVMVMGVGVAGLMAIATAKRLGAQVFAYDVRKAALEQALSLGAKPVELPISAEGEGGYARELTEEEKRIQHEALREHVAGMDAVITTAQVPGRRAPILLTEDMMDRLAPGSVVVDLAAESGGNCVLTKPGEVVEVKGVRIYGPLNLPSELSVHASEMYAKNLYNLSRLLFKGKDFAPDWEDEILKGALLVKDGQVVHGPTKALLGV
- a CDS encoding response regulator transcription factor, producing MATVLVVEDEAAVRLGLRLALERAGHQVLEAESARAAWPLLRAAEVVVLDWRLPDEPGVALLERMREKGMETPVLMLTARAEAQDKVEGLRRGADDYLTKPFLVEELLARLEALLRRARPRRLIQRGPLVLDLDRLEARLEGRPLPLTRREFDLLAFLARRPGRVYTREELLEAVWGEYLGTPRTVDQHILQLREKLGEDPKAPRFLETVRGVGYRFREEA
- a CDS encoding NAD(P) transhydrogenase subunit alpha, with the protein product MEGFWAALYIFMLAAFTGYEVIGRVPVILHTPLMSGSNFIHGIVVVGAMVVLGHAETPLEQAIGFLGVILGAANAAGGYAVTVRMLEMFERKPGKGGGQ
- a CDS encoding MFS transporter — translated: MAARVFFLFTLGYFLSYFFRSANAVLSKDLSMDLGLSPAQLGFMTSLFYLAFALTQLPLGGLLDRLGPRRVTPLFLTVAALGSLVFGLAPGFAVLALGRALIGVGMASALMGAMKAFSLWFPRTYATMSTLLVGLGATGGLLAATPLALLKESVGWRGVFLGAALLVLLVALALYLGVRDAPPGTALPRASREEGSAWRHPALLRVGALAFSFAGGFLALQTLWAGAYPYALGYGAVQVGNLLLLYSLSAVFGFLVSGYLADRFGTARVLLLSGALFALGLALLLMKALGAAYLVLGFFGAFNILTLTQARELVPPHLTGRATTLVNLMGIGGTFLLQWGIGVVVGSLGYPAAFLGLLALQLLALLLYRPLLRPPRTGQGRA